One region of Pseudomonas sp. ABC1 genomic DNA includes:
- a CDS encoding D-isomer specific 2-hydroxyacid dehydrogenase family protein — protein sequence MSEVLIASQLDADANDYLRQRLPGQHIVDIEPGPEALGKLPEQASVFIVRPINVRGVNVAEAPPGWPWKLNWVQLGSSGIDFYPRWLFDAPQVTSAKGANANHVAEFALAAVFAGAKRLPDIWVKNDDWHFTYLQPLQGSTLGILGFGAIGQTLARKAQALGIRVLALGRPGHPLAEAPGVETASGIEQLFAESDHLVIAAPLTEQTRHLIGRHALAHAKPGLHLINLARGGLLDQQALLEALEDGRLSRATLDVTDPEPLPNGHPLYLHPRVHISPHTSALSTDGKTRFVDSFVDNFQRYRQRTPLNNLVDIQRGY from the coding sequence ATGAGCGAAGTCCTGATCGCCAGCCAGCTCGATGCCGACGCCAACGACTACCTGCGCCAGCGCCTGCCGGGCCAGCACATCGTCGATATCGAACCGGGTCCGGAGGCCCTGGGCAAGCTGCCCGAACAAGCCAGCGTATTCATCGTCCGGCCGATCAACGTACGTGGCGTGAACGTCGCCGAGGCCCCGCCCGGCTGGCCGTGGAAGCTGAACTGGGTGCAACTGGGGTCCTCCGGAATCGACTTCTACCCGCGCTGGCTGTTCGACGCACCGCAAGTCACCAGCGCCAAGGGCGCCAATGCCAACCATGTGGCGGAGTTCGCCCTGGCCGCCGTGTTCGCCGGGGCCAAGCGCCTGCCGGACATCTGGGTAAAGAATGACGATTGGCACTTCACCTACCTGCAGCCGCTGCAGGGCAGCACGCTGGGCATCCTCGGCTTTGGCGCCATCGGCCAGACCCTGGCACGCAAGGCGCAAGCGCTGGGCATACGGGTACTGGCACTGGGGCGCCCCGGCCACCCGCTCGCCGAGGCTCCCGGTGTCGAGACGGCCAGTGGCATCGAACAGTTGTTCGCCGAATCGGATCACCTGGTCATCGCCGCACCGCTGACCGAGCAGACCCGCCACCTGATCGGCCGTCACGCGCTGGCCCACGCCAAACCAGGCCTGCACCTGATCAACCTGGCCCGTGGCGGCCTGCTCGACCAGCAGGCCTTGCTCGAAGCCCTGGAGGATGGCCGCCTGAGCCGCGCCACCCTGGATGTCACCGACCCCGAGCCGTTACCCAACGGGCACCCGCTCTATCTGCATCCACGGGTGCACATATCGCCGCACACCTCGGCGCTGTCCACAGACGGCAAGACACGTTTCGTCGACAGTTTCGTCGATAACTTCCAGCGCTACCGCCAGCGCACGCCACTGAACAACCTGGTCGATATCCAACGCGGCTACTGA
- a CDS encoding acyl-CoA dehydrogenase family protein — translation MSVPAPSSAALSTPSFTRAPRAPGGSELDDLLDEITRTLAATAAEYDRSGRFPTENFALLHQHGLLALTVPESLGGAGGDLATARKVIAAVAKGEPSTALILVMQYLQHFRLQSNERWPEHLRHRLAREAVEDGAMVNAFRVEPELGTPARGGLPATIARRSAEGWRISGRKIYSTGSHGIHWYVVWARSDDADPLVGGYLVHRDTPGITIVDDWDHLGMRATCSHEVRFDDVLIPLDHAVGVSPWSAPRPELDGEGLLWMSVLLPAIYDGVAQAARDWLVDFLATRTPSNLGAPLSSLQRFQEIVGRIDSLLLNNRVLLDSAARGQLEARHAGQLKYLVTNNAIQAVELAIEASGNPGLSRRNPLERHYRDVLCSRIHTPQDDVALSAVGRAAFASLDNREHAR, via the coding sequence ATGAGCGTTCCAGCACCGTCTTCCGCCGCCCTCTCCACACCTTCGTTCACCCGCGCCCCCAGGGCTCCCGGCGGCAGTGAACTTGATGACCTGCTGGACGAAATCACCCGCACCCTCGCCGCGACTGCCGCCGAGTATGACCGCAGCGGCCGGTTCCCCACGGAAAACTTCGCGCTGCTGCACCAGCATGGCCTGCTCGCCCTTACCGTACCGGAGTCGCTCGGCGGCGCTGGTGGCGACCTGGCGACCGCGCGCAAGGTCATCGCAGCAGTTGCCAAAGGCGAGCCGTCCACCGCACTGATCCTGGTGATGCAGTACCTGCAGCACTTCCGACTGCAATCCAACGAACGCTGGCCCGAGCACCTGCGCCATCGCCTTGCCCGTGAGGCCGTCGAGGATGGCGCCATGGTCAACGCCTTCCGGGTCGAGCCGGAACTGGGCACTCCGGCACGCGGCGGCCTGCCCGCGACCATCGCCCGCCGCAGCGCAGAAGGCTGGCGCATCAGCGGACGCAAGATCTACTCGACCGGCAGCCACGGTATCCACTGGTATGTGGTGTGGGCCCGCAGCGACGACGCCGATCCGTTGGTCGGTGGCTACCTCGTGCACCGGGATACCCCCGGCATCACTATCGTCGACGACTGGGACCACCTGGGCATGCGCGCCACCTGCAGCCATGAGGTGCGCTTCGACGATGTGCTGATCCCGCTCGACCATGCCGTCGGCGTCAGTCCCTGGAGCGCGCCCCGCCCGGAGCTGGATGGCGAAGGCCTGCTGTGGATGTCGGTCCTGCTGCCGGCCATCTATGACGGCGTGGCCCAGGCCGCGCGCGACTGGCTGGTGGACTTCCTCGCCACCCGCACACCGTCCAACCTCGGCGCACCGCTGTCCAGCCTGCAACGCTTCCAGGAAATCGTCGGTCGCATCGACTCGCTGCTGCTGAACAACCGGGTGCTGCTCGACTCCGCCGCACGCGGTCAGTTGGAGGCGCGCCACGCCGGCCAGCTCAAGTACCTGGTCACGAATAACGCCATCCAGGCCGTCGAGTTGGCCATCGAAGCCTCCGGAAACCCCGGTTTGTCGCGGCGCAATCCGTTGGAGCGCCACTACCGCGACGTGCTGTGCAGCCGAATCCACACACCGCAGGACGATGTCGCCCTCAGCGCCGTTGGCCGTGCGGCCTTTGCCAGTCTCGACAACCGGGAGCATGCACGATGA
- a CDS encoding LysR family transcriptional regulator: MKIDDMDAFVAVIRCQSTNLAAEALQLTQPAITRRVQNFEEDLGANLLDRNTKPLKPTPMGWRVYEQCKAILREIDTLRELVANDGIPSGSLRLGVPQTIGDVVLLDALQQIREDFPDLRTQVINGWGSSLISKMENGELDAAAALFPAGKIFPEGITGHSIGRMQLQVVAAKGSMPKRHYKLKDCYTLGWVLNPDGCGFRAGLQRALAEQGLSLQINLETFGTELQLGLVANGMGLGLVPAPLLANSRHVDRLETVSISDFKPMIDLWLLHPRYLGNLQEPVELFGNVVAQRLGSQE; encoded by the coding sequence ATGAAAATCGATGACATGGACGCCTTCGTCGCCGTCATCCGTTGCCAATCCACCAACCTGGCAGCCGAAGCCCTGCAATTGACACAACCGGCCATCACCCGCCGCGTGCAGAACTTCGAGGAAGACCTGGGCGCCAACCTGCTTGACCGCAACACCAAGCCACTCAAGCCGACGCCCATGGGCTGGCGGGTCTACGAACAGTGCAAGGCGATCCTGCGCGAGATCGACACCCTGCGCGAACTGGTGGCCAACGACGGCATACCCAGTGGTTCACTGCGCCTCGGTGTGCCCCAGACCATCGGCGACGTGGTGTTGCTCGACGCCTTGCAGCAGATCCGCGAGGATTTTCCCGATCTGCGCACCCAGGTCATCAACGGCTGGGGCAGCAGCCTGATCAGCAAGATGGAGAACGGCGAACTGGACGCCGCCGCCGCGCTGTTCCCGGCGGGCAAGATATTCCCCGAAGGCATCACCGGGCACTCCATCGGCCGCATGCAACTGCAAGTGGTCGCGGCCAAAGGCAGCATGCCCAAACGCCACTACAAGCTGAAGGATTGCTACACCCTTGGCTGGGTACTGAACCCCGACGGCTGCGGCTTCCGCGCCGGCCTGCAACGCGCCCTGGCGGAACAGGGGCTGTCCTTGCAGATCAACCTGGAGACCTTCGGCACCGAGCTGCAACTGGGCCTGGTGGCCAACGGCATGGGACTGGGCCTGGTACCCGCCCCGCTGCTCGCCAACAGCCGCCATGTCGATCGACTGGAAACCGTCAGCATCAGCGACTTCAAGCCCATGATCGACCTGTGGCTGCTGCACCCACGCTACCTGGGCAACCTGCAGGAGCCGGTGGAGCTGTTCGGCAATGTGGTCGCCCAGCGTTTGGGCAGCCAGGAGTGA
- a CDS encoding peptidylprolyl isomerase, with protein sequence MRKAMARHILVKTEAEALQLKKRLLNGEAFDVLARKHSTCPSGKKGGDLGEVRPGQMVHSIDQAIFKKPLRDIHGPIKSQFGYHLLQVFYRE encoded by the coding sequence ATGCGCAAAGCCATGGCACGCCATATCCTGGTCAAGACAGAGGCCGAAGCCCTGCAATTGAAAAAACGCCTGCTCAACGGCGAAGCCTTCGACGTACTGGCCAGAAAGCACTCCACCTGCCCTTCCGGCAAGAAGGGCGGCGACCTCGGCGAAGTCCGCCCTGGCCAGATGGTCCACAGCATCGACCAGGCGATCTTCAAGAAGCCCCTGCGTGACATCCACGGCCCGATCAAGAGCCAGTTCGGCTACCACCTGCTGCAGGTGTTCTACCGCGAGTGA